The sequence CTCGCCGGTCGGCATCGCCTTCGGCCTCGGCGCTGCGCTGATCTACTCGGTCTACATCGCCGTCGGCAGCCGGCTCACGCCGCGCGCCGGCGCCTTGCCGAGCTCGGCGGTGGTGATGCTGGGCGGCGCGCTGACCTTCGGCGCGGTCTCGGCCGTGGCGACGCCGGCCTGGCCGCAGACCACCACCGGCTGGCTGGCGGTGGCGGCGATCGGCGTGCTGTGTAGCGTGGTAGCCGCACTCGCCTTCTTCGCCGGCCTGGCCCGCGTCGGCGCCTCGGAAGCCGCCATGCTGTCCACTTTCGAGCCAGTCGTCACAGTGGTATTGGCCGCATGGCTGCTCGGCGAGCGCTTGTCGGCCTCGCAGTGGATCGGCGGGGCGGTTATCATCGCCGCCGTTCTGCTATTGGCGAAATCGCCATCGTCCGGCACGCCGCCGGAATAACCGCAAGGCGTGATTCGCCTTCGTCCCAGAGGGAAGCCCCATGTTCTACAAAGATGTCGCTCCGGTGGATGCCCAGAAGCACGCCGACCTGAAACTGAGCCTCGCCGACAACTTCGCCTTCGCGGCCAAGGTCCACGCCGTGCCGGTGGTGGGCGGCGAATTCTCCAGCCTGATGCGCGAATACCCGATCGTATTCGCCCAGACCGGCGAGGACAGCTACGCGCCGACCGTGATGCTGGGTCTGAAGGCCGAGCAGAACCTGTTCGTCGACGCCGACGGCAAGTGGGACGCGCAGTACATTCCCTTCTTCGTGCGCCGCTATCCCTTCGTCACCGTCGAGGTCGAGAACAACGACGCCGTGTTGTGCGTCGAGACCGGCGCGATCGATGGCGTGCGCCGCGAGGGCGACGCCAATGCCTTCGAGAACGGCCAGCCGACCGAGGCGATGAAGAACTTCGCCCAGCTGATGTTCCAGTCGCGCGACGACGCCAACCGCTCGACCGAGTTCGCCGCCGAGCTGGCCAAGCTGGGCCTCTTGCGCCAGGTGTCGGCCACCGCCGAGCTGCCCTCGGGCGAGAAGCTGAGCATGGACGGCATGTGGGTGGTCGACGAGGAGAAGCTGCGCGCGCTGCCGGCCGGCAAGGCCGACGAATGGCTGAAGAACGGCCTGTTGTCGGTGGTCTATGCCCACCTGTTCTCGCTGAGCAATCTGCAGGGCCTGGTCGAGCGCGTGCAGAAGCGCGCGGCCAACTGAGCGCATCGCGCCCGCTTGCGTCGGACATGAAAAAGGCGTGCCGGACGGCACGCCTTTTTCGTTTCGGCCACCAGGGCCGGGTGGAGTGCTCGGTAGGCCGGACTTCAGTCCGACGGCGACCTCGATCGGCGGCGCACACAGGTCGGACTGAAGTCCGACCTGCGCGGCTATTGATTGCGGGCGGCTGAGCGGAAAGGTGGGTCGCGGCGCCGCTTCCCCTGTAGGTCGGGCTTTATGCCCGATGGCGCCGCCGGCCGAGGACGCAGTCGGGCGTAAAGCCCGACCTACGGGCGCGAGGCGGCGATCCCGCCGCTCACTCCGGCCAGCGCGGCAGCGCCTCGAACATCGCGCGCAGCTCGCCGTCGAAGGCCACCGCGGTGCCGGCCTGCTGGCTGAAGATCACGAAGGTCACGTCGGCCTCGGCGATCACCGTCGGCGTGCCCTTGAGCCGCACCACCTGGTGGATCACCGCGCTGCGGCCGCCGACCTTCTTCACGGCGGTCTCGATCGACAGCTCCTCGCCCATCAGGGCGGCGCGGCGGTAGTCGATGTTGATGTTGACGATCACGAAGGCGAGGCCGGACTTGACGAAGAATTCGACCGAGCCGTACGCCTCGGTGAAGCCCCAGCGCGCCTCCTCGAGGAATTCGAGGTAGCGCGCGTTGTTGACGTGGCCGTACAGGTCGAGGTGGTAGCCGCGCACCTTGATCTCGGTGATGTGCGGTTGGAAGCTGGCGTTCATGCGGGTCTCCTCTGTCGAGCGCGCGATGTTAGCAGGCGCGCGGCCGCAGCCGGAAACCGATTCGAGCGGATGCTCGAAATGGGCCGGCCGGGAAACCTATGCGTGCCTGGCCGGGTCCATAGCAGCCTTGCCGTGGTGGTCGATCCGGCCGCTATTCGCAAGTGTTCCCGCCGCTTCTGGGATAATCCCGCCCCATGTTCCTGCAATCCCTGTCTCCCTCGTCGCGCCGCGGCGTCTACGCGCTGGCGATCGTGCTGGCCGCGGTGGTCGCGCTGCCGCTGCTCGACTGGACTTCCTTCGCCCAGAAACTGTCGGGCGACGCCACCGCTTCGCTCGGCCGCCGGGTCGAGATCGGCGGCCTGCGCCTGGCCTTGCTGCCGCGGCCCAACGTGACGCTCGAGG is a genomic window of Chitinimonas koreensis containing:
- a CDS encoding SapC family protein, encoding MFYKDVAPVDAQKHADLKLSLADNFAFAAKVHAVPVVGGEFSSLMREYPIVFAQTGEDSYAPTVMLGLKAEQNLFVDADGKWDAQYIPFFVRRYPFVTVEVENNDAVLCVETGAIDGVRREGDANAFENGQPTEAMKNFAQLMFQSRDDANRSTEFAAELAKLGLLRQVSATAELPSGEKLSMDGMWVVDEEKLRALPAGKADEWLKNGLLSVVYAHLFSLSNLQGLVERVQKRAAN
- a CDS encoding DMT family transporter, with the translated sequence MSESSRRLGGALLILLSAACFGIMPLFGRLAYAAGADAQAILLLRFVIAAGCLAVLMLWRRERWPRGRLALGLLAMGAIGYAGQAFSYFTALRHASASLTALLLYTFPVIVTLIAAAWLDEPLTRRKVVALLLACGGLALTVGDALSGSPVGIAFGLGAALIYSVYIAVGSRLTPRAGALPSSAVVMLGGALTFGAVSAVATPAWPQTTTGWLAVAAIGVLCSVVAALAFFAGLARVGASEAAMLSTFEPVVTVVLAAWLLGERLSASQWIGGAVIIAAVLLLAKSPSSGTPPE
- a CDS encoding acyl-CoA thioesterase; its protein translation is MNASFQPHITEIKVRGYHLDLYGHVNNARYLEFLEEARWGFTEAYGSVEFFVKSGLAFVIVNINIDYRRAALMGEELSIETAVKKVGGRSAVIHQVVRLKGTPTVIAEADVTFVIFSQQAGTAVAFDGELRAMFEALPRWPE